From Solidesulfovibrio carbinoliphilus subsp. oakridgensis, the proteins below share one genomic window:
- a CDS encoding polysaccharide deacetylase family protein — MKAMLKRILGKGCASLGFARLADRLGPGRFTVLMFHRIVDGPTLRASANAPLMLEEGLFRDMAETLASECRCLPLTEAMAWAGTDGASVRPVVALTFDDGYGDFRDKAFPILRRFGLPATMYLPTGFLDEEDRFFWWDAVEAFFSSRPEKGRFDAAGLPAAFADAVFALAVDPGPDKVEAFIRGPLRRLAPRDRARFVDRLAPPPVRRPAMLDWDAVRELAATGLVEFGAHGVTHPLLDEVDLEPALQEVATSKRRIEEETGRTVTSFAYPSGCVPPYHRQMLARAGIGLAVTTRFGGNGAATDPLLLRRVDARLCLAGETFDPSYFLAVCSGCLDWLHGTKEA, encoded by the coding sequence ATGAAGGCGATGTTGAAGCGGATATTGGGCAAGGGCTGCGCCAGCCTCGGCTTCGCCCGGCTGGCGGACCGGCTGGGGCCCGGCCGGTTCACGGTCCTCATGTTCCACCGGATCGTGGACGGCCCGACCCTGCGCGCCAGCGCCAACGCGCCCTTGATGCTGGAGGAGGGGCTTTTCCGCGACATGGCCGAGACCCTGGCCAGCGAGTGCCGCTGCCTGCCGCTCACCGAGGCCATGGCCTGGGCCGGGACGGACGGGGCTTCCGTGCGGCCCGTGGTGGCCCTCACCTTTGACGACGGGTACGGCGATTTTCGGGACAAGGCCTTTCCCATCCTGCGGCGGTTCGGCCTGCCGGCCACCATGTACCTGCCGACGGGCTTTCTGGACGAGGAAGACCGGTTTTTCTGGTGGGACGCGGTGGAGGCCTTTTTCTCCTCGCGCCCGGAAAAAGGCCGGTTCGACGCGGCCGGCCTGCCGGCGGCGTTCGCGGACGCGGTCTTCGCCCTGGCCGTCGATCCGGGTCCGGACAAGGTGGAGGCGTTTATCCGGGGGCCCCTTCGCCGACTGGCCCCCCGGGATCGGGCCCGGTTCGTGGATAGACTCGCCCCCCCGCCGGTCCGGCGGCCGGCCATGCTCGACTGGGACGCGGTCCGGGAGCTGGCCGCCACGGGGCTGGTCGAATTCGGGGCCCACGGCGTCACCCACCCGCTCCTCGACGAGGTGGACCTCGAGCCGGCCCTCCAGGAAGTGGCCACGTCCAAGCGGCGCATCGAGGAGGAGACGGGCCGGACCGTCACCTCGTTTGCCTATCCCTCGGGCTGCGTGCCGCCCTACCACCGGCAGATGCTCGCCCGGGCCGGCATCGGCCTGGCCGTCACCACCCGGTTCGGCGGCAATGGCGCCGCCACCGACCCGCTGCTCCTGCGGCGGGTGGATGCCCGGCTGTGCCTGGCCGGGGAAACGTTTGATCCGTCGTATTTTCTGGCGGTCTGTTCCGGGTGCCTGGACTGGCTCCACGGGACGAAGGAGGCGTGA
- a CDS encoding glycosyltransferase, whose translation MKILHACKHFYPRVTGVTAHVEHLAREQVRAGHAVAVATWGEAAGEETRQGLSVLRARPGDREGLRRLMADFEPDVLHAHSVWDVSHAAARTARRLGRPYVVTAHGTWHLLAGTLAAGPWWERLRWGLWQRRVLWPRLLRGAGTVIALNAGEEADALAAGVPAGRLVRIPNAVDTDVFFPGEAGGGGEDTFPVLFVGAMEANKGILEVVAAAGLLRKSLPRARWLLCGDGPDLPRARRAAVAAGVGEVAHFLGRVDRSDMPALYRRAGLVVAPSRAEAFSTALLEAMATGLPCVGSRVGGTPEIIDHGGTGLLIPPNDARALADAVRWLAEHPREAGAMGRAGREKAGRRFAWPLVAGRIEQAYRLALAVFLACLLGLAWLGRPAEAARVFPADILAMVDPRTGQAVAGEDGQWREASAVWDGRTVRVAAARGEATAFQLVLVPDPGERLEDIRIIVDLPGGVSSRAYRAWHIWDVPEVAVPLGPDGAPFAIPAASPAERATTSGYAAFATVVELAVPRTAAAGAATGEVRVAWNGGGVALPLALTVLPLDLPRRPSFSLEMNSYGDYQKRLPAGPETFLRIHRLFRRFRATFTLVPYRHDGSPVEDFLVPPLASDGSPDFAAFDAVLSGLFDGTAFDDGEPVDHFVLPFATGWPAAWGTDRAAYARRNIGLRLALARHIRERGWCSTRFQEFHNENPEHGARVPWRLDEPVTALDMAGHDLFAGFNRTAGRVLAGPSPISYRIDISAWQPLRARLRRLAGRQVTDWSVSAEPAYLDREAVAFFRGLGAQWLVAYGELPGFAAGGQSTPWWRFPLLLARFEARGLDGYAQWQVDRWQERDMPDLPREAVPFFYSSASGARDFIWPGTFFGLPGPLPSLRLFALREGLNLLDYLSLACARRPDLAAGLRARLAGLAGADALRAFKTQLASLATGRSGS comes from the coding sequence GTGAAGATCCTCCACGCCTGCAAGCATTTCTACCCCCGGGTGACCGGCGTCACGGCCCACGTGGAGCACCTTGCCCGGGAACAGGTCCGGGCCGGCCATGCCGTGGCCGTGGCCACCTGGGGCGAGGCGGCCGGCGAGGAAACGCGGCAGGGCCTCTCCGTCCTTCGTGCCCGGCCCGGCGACCGGGAAGGCCTCAGGCGGCTCATGGCGGACTTCGAACCGGACGTCTTGCACGCCCATTCCGTCTGGGACGTCTCCCACGCCGCCGCCCGGACCGCCCGCCGCCTGGGCCGGCCCTACGTGGTCACCGCCCACGGCACCTGGCACCTCCTGGCCGGGACCCTGGCCGCAGGCCCGTGGTGGGAGCGGCTGCGCTGGGGCCTGTGGCAACGGCGGGTCCTGTGGCCCCGGCTCTTGCGCGGGGCCGGGACGGTCATCGCGCTCAATGCCGGGGAGGAAGCGGACGCCCTGGCCGCCGGCGTTCCGGCCGGCCGGCTGGTCCGCATCCCCAACGCCGTGGACACGGACGTGTTTTTCCCCGGCGAGGCGGGTGGCGGCGGGGAGGACACCTTCCCGGTGCTTTTCGTCGGAGCCATGGAAGCAAACAAGGGCATCCTGGAAGTGGTGGCGGCCGCTGGCCTGCTGCGAAAAAGCCTGCCCCGGGCCCGGTGGCTCCTGTGCGGCGACGGACCGGACCTCCCCCGGGCCAGGCGGGCGGCCGTGGCGGCCGGGGTGGGGGAAGTGGCCCATTTCCTCGGCCGGGTGGACCGGTCCGACATGCCGGCCCTCTACCGCCGGGCCGGGCTGGTGGTGGCCCCGTCCCGGGCCGAGGCCTTTTCCACGGCCCTCCTCGAAGCCATGGCCACGGGCCTGCCCTGCGTCGGCTCGCGGGTCGGCGGCACGCCGGAGATCATCGACCACGGCGGCACGGGACTGTTGATTCCCCCGAACGACGCCCGGGCCCTGGCCGACGCCGTCCGGTGGCTGGCCGAGCATCCCCGGGAAGCCGGGGCCATGGGCCGGGCCGGCCGGGAAAAGGCCGGCCGGCGTTTCGCCTGGCCGCTGGTGGCCGGCCGCATCGAGCAGGCCTACCGGCTGGCCCTGGCCGTTTTCCTGGCCTGTCTGCTCGGCCTGGCCTGGCTTGGCCGGCCGGCCGAGGCGGCCCGGGTTTTTCCGGCCGACATCCTGGCCATGGTCGATCCCCGCACCGGGCAGGCCGTGGCCGGGGAGGACGGCCAGTGGCGGGAGGCGAGCGCCGTGTGGGACGGCCGGACGGTCCGGGTGGCGGCGGCCCGGGGCGAGGCCACGGCCTTCCAGCTGGTCCTCGTGCCGGACCCGGGCGAGCGTCTGGAGGATATCCGCATCATTGTGGACCTGCCAGGCGGCGTGTCCTCCCGGGCCTACCGGGCCTGGCATATCTGGGACGTGCCGGAAGTGGCCGTGCCGCTCGGGCCGGATGGGGCCCCCTTCGCCATCCCGGCCGCGTCCCCGGCCGAGCGGGCAACGACTTCCGGCTATGCGGCCTTTGCCACGGTGGTGGAACTGGCCGTGCCCCGGACGGCGGCGGCCGGAGCCGCAACCGGCGAAGTCCGGGTGGCCTGGAACGGCGGCGGGGTGGCTCTGCCCCTGGCCCTGACCGTGCTGCCGCTCGATCTGCCCCGTCGTCCGTCCTTCTCCCTGGAGATGAATTCCTACGGCGACTACCAGAAGCGCCTGCCGGCCGGACCGGAGACGTTTTTGCGCATCCACCGGCTTTTCAGAAGGTTTCGCGCCACCTTCACCCTGGTTCCCTACCGCCACGACGGCAGCCCGGTCGAGGACTTCCTGGTCCCGCCCCTGGCCTCCGACGGCAGTCCGGACTTCGCCGCCTTCGACGCCGTCCTGTCCGGGCTTTTCGACGGCACGGCCTTTGACGACGGGGAGCCGGTCGACCATTTCGTCCTGCCCTTTGCGACCGGCTGGCCGGCCGCCTGGGGCACGGACCGGGCCGCCTACGCCCGGCGCAACATCGGCCTGCGCCTGGCCCTGGCCCGGCATATCCGGGAGAGGGGCTGGTGTTCCACCCGGTTCCAGGAGTTTCACAACGAGAATCCGGAACACGGGGCCAGGGTTCCCTGGCGGCTCGACGAGCCGGTCACCGCCCTGGACATGGCCGGCCACGACCTTTTTGCCGGCTTCAACCGGACGGCCGGCCGGGTCCTGGCCGGGCCGAGCCCGATTTCCTACCGCATCGACATCTCGGCCTGGCAGCCGCTGCGCGCCCGCCTGCGCCGCCTGGCCGGCCGGCAAGTCACGGACTGGTCGGTCTCGGCCGAGCCGGCCTATCTGGACCGGGAGGCGGTGGCCTTTTTCCGGGGACTCGGCGCCCAGTGGCTGGTGGCCTACGGCGAGCTCCCCGGCTTCGCCGCCGGGGGCCAATCCACGCCGTGGTGGCGGTTTCCCCTGCTCCTGGCCCGTTTCGAGGCCCGGGGCCTTGACGGCTACGCCCAGTGGCAGGTCGACCGGTGGCAGGAACGGGACATGCCGGACCTGCCGCGGGAAGCGGTGCCGTTTTTTTATTCGAGCGCCTCGGGAGCCCGGGATTTCATCTGGCCGGGAACGTTTTTCGGTTTGCCGGGGCCACTCCCGTCGCTGCGGCTTTTCGCCCTGCGCGAGGGCCTAAACCTCCTCGATTACCTCTCCCTGGCCTGCGCCCGCCGGCCCGACCTGGCGGCAGGCCTTCGGGCGCGGCTGGCCGGCCTGGCCGGAGCCGACGCGCTTCGGGCCTTTAAAACGCAGCTCGCCAGCCTGGCGACGGGACGGAGCGGATCATGA
- a CDS encoding PBS lyase yields MTDYVALVPEDEAGAVGPGLADRLAGLAGRERLAFPPLGADPAGLAGVLLLTPGRPGTVTVNGRPATPLWRRGGRLLFSPELFRRHENVVALGRGAGEPRLAPVVADAGRVRDLDLWPETAWRMQTLSGADLGPAPARSHAPVCAPGLLDGLARGLGAMVAPDGEVWSFYDLEAATFRLSGWRWDTGIVLEGLAAAAAAGIGAGSATAARTVGDRLLAVRLADPACPGGFPEWTDLRYFPSPRQVCQWVVPFNAAFVAAGLMRLADLTGLAAYREAARESLLLAAASGLTPAGGVAGYYFEDARQWRYLGQINDSGVLGRGLALFPDEAWASTAAARAGAYILGKAARPDGHIGRAWWDPDGARPAGAPLFPEWAKHPGRMVAKVFLRGQAWVLMGLAGAVRLGANRALADGARQLADFVLAAQQADGSWRYSQNQPELGACAKTTAALALALAEWSKASGDAGPLPAVSRALGYLETCRRPDVVPPELAGMPVDTSGEGCIVYFRDRPVVCAYAGALELLARLAVGERP; encoded by the coding sequence ATGACGGACTATGTGGCCCTGGTGCCGGAGGACGAGGCGGGTGCGGTCGGCCCGGGGCTGGCCGACCGGCTGGCCGGCCTGGCCGGCCGGGAGCGTCTGGCTTTCCCTCCGCTCGGGGCGGACCCGGCCGGATTGGCCGGCGTGCTGCTTCTGACCCCGGGCCGGCCGGGAACGGTCACGGTCAACGGCCGGCCGGCCACGCCCCTGTGGCGACGCGGCGGCCGCCTGCTCTTTTCGCCGGAACTCTTTCGCCGCCACGAGAACGTCGTGGCCCTTGGCCGTGGCGCCGGGGAGCCGAGGCTCGCTCCGGTGGTGGCCGACGCCGGCCGTGTCCGCGACCTGGATCTCTGGCCCGAGACGGCCTGGCGCATGCAGACCCTTTCCGGCGCGGACCTGGGGCCGGCTCCGGCCCGGAGCCACGCTCCCGTTTGTGCCCCGGGCCTTCTCGACGGCCTGGCCCGGGGGCTTGGGGCCATGGTGGCCCCGGACGGCGAGGTCTGGTCGTTTTACGACCTGGAGGCGGCCACGTTTCGCCTGTCCGGCTGGCGGTGGGATACGGGCATCGTGCTGGAAGGCCTGGCGGCCGCGGCTGCGGCCGGGATCGGCGCCGGCTCGGCCACGGCCGCCCGGACCGTGGGCGACCGGTTGCTGGCCGTGCGCCTGGCTGACCCGGCCTGTCCGGGCGGATTCCCGGAGTGGACGGACCTGCGGTATTTTCCGTCCCCCCGGCAGGTCTGCCAGTGGGTCGTGCCGTTTAACGCCGCCTTTGTCGCCGCCGGCCTCATGCGGCTGGCCGACCTGACCGGCCTGGCCGCCTACCGGGAGGCCGCCCGGGAGAGCCTGCTCCTGGCGGCCGCTTCCGGCCTGACCCCGGCCGGCGGGGTGGCCGGCTACTATTTCGAGGACGCCCGGCAGTGGCGCTACCTCGGCCAGATAAACGATTCCGGCGTCCTCGGCCGGGGCCTGGCCCTTTTCCCGGACGAGGCCTGGGCATCCACTGCCGCCGCCCGGGCCGGGGCCTACATCCTTGGCAAGGCGGCCCGGCCCGACGGCCACATCGGCCGGGCCTGGTGGGATCCGGACGGGGCACGGCCGGCCGGCGCGCCGCTTTTCCCGGAATGGGCCAAGCACCCCGGCCGGATGGTGGCCAAGGTCTTCCTGCGCGGCCAGGCCTGGGTGCTCATGGGCCTTGCCGGTGCGGTGCGGCTTGGCGCGAACAGGGCGCTCGCGGACGGGGCCAGGCAACTGGCCGATTTCGTCCTGGCCGCCCAGCAGGCCGACGGCTCCTGGCGCTACAGCCAGAACCAGCCGGAACTCGGCGCCTGCGCCAAGACCACCGCCGCCCTGGCCCTGGCCCTGGCCGAATGGTCCAAGGCTTCCGGCGACGCCGGGCCGCTCCCCGCCGTGTCCCGGGCCCTCGGCTACCTGGAAACCTGCCGCCGGCCGGACGTGGTGCCGCCGGAACTGGCCGGAATGCCGGTCGACACCTCGGGCGAGGGCTGCATCGTCTATTTCCGGGACCGGCCCGTGGTCTGCGCCTATGCCGGGGCCCTGGAGCTTCTGGCCCGGCTGGCCGTGGGGGAGCGGCCGTGA
- a CDS encoding glycosyltransferase, translating into MRILVCCADWGVPVGGSAGSSVHLRAMAAALSRLGHEVRLLVSNGAGPCPPGLSVATVPHRRLWPAIFGLVERARGCPAPAALETGGVSTVPAPGAVTDAPAPGAVSLKTRLYYETLPALADRVEECLVHPIAFGRAVSRMLADFAPEAVYERYALCQTGAAGALARAGEGRVPHILEVNASLARERTEKADDWLAGPWRLFAGRQEARLWRGADRVVCVSEALGRRIAEAGADPDRVRVVPNGVDAEAFSPDRPKGALRRLLGLGDGAVLIGWLGALSPGRGAEEFVRLLGQTLPQVPQARGVVIGGGPLDGTCRTLARELGLADRVHFTGPVAHDRVPDLLVDLDMAVACYPPQADFYFSPMKVAEYLACGLAVAVGRTGRADQAVTDGVSGLLVDPDAPGAFARALVGLCRDPDLRARLGAGAREQAMAGPTWLGNARLVEREIEACFEARVAGGGKWA; encoded by the coding sequence ATGAGAATCCTTGTCTGCTGCGCCGACTGGGGCGTGCCGGTCGGCGGCAGCGCCGGCTCCTCGGTCCACCTGCGGGCCATGGCTGCGGCCCTTTCCCGCCTCGGCCACGAGGTCCGGCTGCTGGTCAGTAACGGCGCCGGCCCCTGTCCGCCCGGCCTGTCGGTGGCGACCGTGCCCCACCGGCGGCTTTGGCCGGCGATTTTCGGCCTGGTCGAGCGGGCCCGGGGTTGTCCGGCCCCGGCCGCCCTTGAAACCGGGGGCGTTTCGACCGTCCCGGCTCCCGGGGCCGTGACCGATGCCCCGGCCCCGGGAGCCGTCTCCTTAAAGACCCGGCTCTATTACGAGACCCTGCCCGCCCTGGCCGACCGGGTGGAGGAATGCCTTGTCCATCCGATCGCTTTTGGCCGGGCCGTGTCCCGGATGCTGGCCGATTTCGCGCCCGAGGCCGTGTACGAGCGCTACGCCCTGTGCCAGACCGGCGCGGCCGGGGCCCTGGCCCGGGCCGGCGAGGGCCGCGTGCCCCACATCCTGGAGGTCAACGCCTCCCTGGCCCGGGAACGGACCGAGAAGGCCGACGACTGGCTGGCCGGCCCCTGGCGCTTGTTCGCCGGCCGGCAGGAGGCCCGGCTGTGGCGCGGGGCGGACCGGGTGGTGTGCGTCTCCGAGGCCCTTGGCCGCCGGATAGCCGAGGCCGGGGCCGACCCGGACCGGGTTCGCGTGGTGCCAAACGGTGTCGACGCCGAGGCCTTCAGCCCGGACCGGCCCAAGGGAGCCCTGCGCCGGCTCCTCGGCCTTGGCGACGGCGCGGTCCTCATCGGCTGGCTCGGAGCCCTGTCCCCGGGCCGGGGGGCAGAGGAGTTTGTGCGCCTGCTCGGACAGACGCTCCCCCAGGTCCCGCAAGCCCGGGGCGTGGTCATCGGCGGCGGGCCCCTCGACGGGACCTGCCGCACGCTCGCCCGGGAGCTTGGCCTGGCGGACCGGGTTCATTTCACCGGTCCGGTCGCCCACGACCGGGTGCCGGACTTGCTCGTGGACCTGGACATGGCCGTGGCCTGCTACCCGCCCCAGGCCGATTTCTACTTTTCGCCCATGAAGGTGGCCGAATACCTGGCCTGCGGCCTGGCCGTGGCCGTCGGCCGGACGGGCCGGGCGGACCAGGCGGTAACGGACGGGGTGAGCGGCCTGCTTGTGGACCCGGACGCCCCCGGCGCCTTTGCCAGGGCCCTCGTCGGCCTTTGCCGCGACCCCGATCTGCGGGCGCGCCTGGGGGCCGGGGCCAGGGAGCAGGCCATGGCCGGGCCGACCTGGCTTGGCAACGCCCGGCTGGTGGAGCGGGAAATCGAAGCCTGTTTCGAGGCCCGGGTGGCCGGAGGTGGCAAGTGGGCATGA